From a region of the Dunckerocampus dactyliophorus isolate RoL2022-P2 chromosome 20, RoL_Ddac_1.1, whole genome shotgun sequence genome:
- the smap2 gene encoding stromal membrane-associated protein 2, giving the protein MMTGKSVKDVDRYQSVLNSLLALEENKFCADCESKGPRWASWNLGIFICIRCAGIHRNLGVHISKVKSVNLDQWTQEQVQCVQEMGNAKAKRLYEAFLPECFLRPETDQSAEIFIRDKYDKKKYMDRVIDIQMLRKEKSCENIPKEPVVFEKMKLKKDVSPKTDSQGVTDLLGLDAPSPAVSNGVQNTTNESPAGSNPAHSALDLFSTLSDPSTSSSKNIAASTFLPQSRVTASVPENLSLFLDPAPKKAEGAFKKLSKDSILSLYGSTPSVHFSSMAANHGLYMNQIGYPTHPYGSYHSLAQAGGMGGAMVMSQVAMMGQQQNSMMGVQQNGLMTTQHGSPYVEGMAGQQQNAMMVPQQNGVMGRQQSGLMMQQQQSAGVMGHPQQQMFGAQQQQQQWSVAQMTQHMSGMNLYNTNGAMAYSGQPTGGAMAPSSAHMTAHVWK; this is encoded by the exons ATGATGACGGGCAAATCTGTGAAAGACGTCGACCGATATCAGTCGGTGCTCAACTCTTTGCTGGCGTTGGAGGAGAACAAATTCTGCGCGGACTGCGAATCAAAAG GTCCGAGATGGGCGTCGTGGAATTTGGGCATCTTTATTTGCATAAGATGCGCCGGTATCCATCGAAATCTCGGGGTCCACATCTCCAAAGTCAAGTCCGTCAACCTGGACCAGTGGACGCAGGAGCAGGTCCAG TGTGTTCAGGAGATGGGAAACGCCAAGGCCAAGCGTCTCTACGAGGCGTTCCTGCCAGAATGCTTCCTGCGGCCTGAGACGGACCAGTCTGCAGAGATCTTCATAAGGGACAAGTACGACAAGAAGAAGTACATGGATCGCGTCATTGACATCCAAATGCTCAGG AAAGAAAAGAGCTGTGAGAACATCCCCAAAGAGCCTGTTGTGTTTGAGAAAATGAAACTG aaAAAAGACGTCAGCCCAAAGACAGACTCTCAAGGTGTTACGGACTTGCTTGGATTAG ATGCTCCAAGTCCGGCAGTGTCCAATGGGGTGCAAAACACTACTAATGAGAGTCCAGCGGGTTCTAACCCTGCACACTCTGCCTTGGATCTCTTCAGTACCCTCTCAGatccttccacttcctcctcaaAGAACATA GCTGCCTCCACCTTCTTGCCTCAGAGCAGAGTGACCGCCTCTGTGCCTGAAAACCTCAGTCTCTTCCTGGACCCGGCACCCAAAAAGGCAGAAGGTGCATTCAAGAAGCTGTCCAAGGACTCGATTCTCTCCCTGTATGGCTCCACCCCCTCAGTGCATTTCAGCAGCATGGCGGCTAATCACG GTTTGTATATGAACCAAATCGGATACCCGACACACCCGTACGGTTCTTACCATTCCTTAGCTCAGGCTGGTGGGATGGGCGGAGCCATGGTGATGTCACAGGTCGCTATGATGGGCCAGCAGCAGAACAGCATGATGGGAGTCCAACAGAACGGCTTGATGACGACTCAACACGGCTCACCTTACGTAGAAGGGATGGCGGGACAGCAGCAAAACGCGATGATGGTGCCACAGCAGAACGGCGTGATGGGACGGCAGCAAAGTGGATTAatgatgcagcagcagcagagcgcTGGCGTGATGGGACATCCCCAGCAGCAAATGTTTGgagctcagcagcagcagcagcagtggagcGTTGCACAG ATGACTCAGCATATGTCCGGCATGAATCTCTACAACACCAACGGCGCGATGGCGTACAGCGGTCAACCCACAGGAGGCGCCATGGCCCCAAGTTCAGCGCACATGACGGCACATGTGTGGAAATAG
- the trappc3 gene encoding trafficking protein particle complex subunit 3, whose amino-acid sequence MSRQSSRPTDSKKMNSELFTLTYGALVTQLCKDYENDEEVNKQLDKMGYNIGVRLIEDFLARSSVGRCQDFRETADVIAKVAFKTYLGITPSVTNWSPAGDEFSLMLENNPLVDFVELPDNHSTLIYSNLLCGVLRGALEMVQMAVDVKFVQDTLRGDNMTEIRMKFIKRIEENLPAGDE is encoded by the exons ATGTCCCGGCAATCCAGCCGCCCAACTGACAGCAAGAAGATG AATTCAGAGCTGTTCACGTTGACGTATGGAGCCCTGGTCACACAATTATGCAAAGACTATGAGAATGATGAGGAGGTCAACAAACAACtggacaaaat GGGTTACAACATTGGAGTGCGTCTCATCGAGGACTTCCTGGCACGCTCCAGCGTCGGCAGGTGTCAGGATTTCCGAGAAACGGCCGATGTCATCGCTAAG GTCGCGTTTAAGACGTACCTCGGCATCACCCCCAGTGTGACCAACTGGAGCCCGGCAGGAGATGAGTTCTCCCTCATGCTGGAGAACAACCCGCTGGTGGACTTTGTGGAGCTGCCCGACAACCACAGCACGCTGATCTACTCCAACCTGCTGTGCGGCGTCCTCAGAGGAGCCCTGGAGATG gTCCAGATGGCTGTCGATGTGAAATTTGTCCAGGACACACTGAGGGGAGATAATATGACAGAAATCCGTATGAAGTTCATAAAGAGGATTGAAGAAAACCTTCCGGCAGGGGACGagtga